One window of the Burkholderia sp. FERM BP-3421 genome contains the following:
- a CDS encoding substrate-binding domain-containing protein — MKTRRTWLGRAVAAALGATLAIAVTHGVAQAAGAPYRVGAAVYGMKGQFMQNWVREIKAHPAVKSGMVRLTVFDGNYDALTQNNQIETMLTQQYNGILFVPIDTKAGIGVSARAAASDTPLVASNTMLATPKVPYIGNDDVQGGRLQAEALAKRLGGKGNVVIIQGPIGQSAQIDREQGEMEVLARYPGIKVIEKKTANWSRAEAMNLMEDWLNAHPKGIGGVIAQNDDMALGALQAIKNRGLTARDIPITSIDGMPDAIQAAKRGELTTFLQDAQAQSQGALDLVLRQLVGADYKPQSVIWQRYAKDLKWDGGTAKRYILPWVPVTPDNADALYKQVTGG, encoded by the coding sequence ATGAAGACACGCAGGACTTGGCTCGGGCGCGCCGTCGCGGCGGCGCTCGGCGCGACGCTGGCCATCGCGGTGACGCACGGCGTGGCGCAGGCGGCGGGTGCGCCGTATCGCGTGGGGGCGGCGGTGTACGGGATGAAAGGGCAATTCATGCAGAACTGGGTACGCGAGATCAAGGCGCACCCGGCCGTGAAAAGCGGCATGGTGCGTCTCACGGTGTTCGACGGCAATTACGACGCGCTGACCCAGAACAACCAGATCGAGACGATGCTGACCCAGCAGTACAACGGCATCCTGTTCGTGCCGATCGATACGAAGGCGGGCATCGGCGTGTCGGCGCGCGCGGCCGCGTCCGACACGCCGCTCGTGGCGTCGAACACGATGCTCGCGACGCCGAAGGTGCCGTACATCGGCAACGACGACGTGCAGGGCGGGCGCTTGCAGGCGGAGGCGCTCGCGAAGCGGCTCGGCGGCAAGGGCAATGTCGTGATCATCCAGGGGCCGATCGGCCAATCCGCGCAGATCGATCGCGAGCAGGGCGAGATGGAGGTGCTCGCCCGATATCCGGGCATCAAGGTGATCGAGAAGAAAACCGCGAACTGGTCGCGCGCGGAGGCGATGAACCTGATGGAGGACTGGCTGAACGCGCATCCGAAGGGCATCGGCGGCGTGATCGCGCAGAACGACGACATGGCGCTCGGCGCGCTGCAGGCGATCAAGAACCGCGGGCTCACGGCCCGCGATATTCCGATCACGTCGATCGACGGGATGCCCGATGCGATCCAGGCCGCGAAGCGCGGGGAACTCACCACCTTCCTGCAGGATGCGCAGGCGCAGTCCCAGGGCGCGCTCGATCTCGTGCTGCGGCAACTCGTCGGCGCGGACTACAAGCCGCAGTCGGTGATCTGGCAGCGCTATGCGAAGGATTTGAAGTGGGACGGCGGCACCGCGAAGCGCTACATCCTGCCGTGGGTGCCGGTGACGCCGGACAACGCGGATGCGCTGTACAAACAGGTCACGGGCGGATGA
- a CDS encoding GolD/DthD family dehydrogenase encodes MSHFWDKAFDFDGRVAFVTGGAAGIGHACAALLAARGARVALGDRHPDTERIAAALPGGAGRHRGFVLDLGDGAAAREGVERVTAHFGALDLVVNSAGVALLDKALDVDEAAWDATMAINLKASFFVAQAAARAMIAQGRGGRIVNLASQASVVGLERHAAYCASKAAVVGMTKVLALEWAPHGIAVNAVSPTIVETELGKQAWAGEAGERARREIPAGRFAQPDEIAALVLYLLSGAAAMITGENVVIDGGYTVR; translated from the coding sequence ATGAGCCACTTCTGGGACAAGGCGTTCGACTTCGACGGGCGCGTCGCGTTCGTCACGGGCGGCGCGGCGGGGATCGGTCATGCGTGCGCGGCCTTGCTGGCCGCGCGCGGCGCGCGGGTGGCGCTCGGCGATCGTCATCCGGACACCGAACGGATCGCGGCCGCGCTGCCGGGCGGGGCCGGCCGGCATCGGGGCTTCGTGCTCGACCTCGGCGACGGCGCGGCCGCGCGCGAGGGCGTCGAACGCGTGACGGCGCATTTCGGCGCGCTCGACCTGGTGGTCAACAGCGCCGGCGTGGCCCTGCTCGACAAAGCGCTCGACGTGGACGAGGCCGCATGGGACGCGACGATGGCGATCAACCTGAAGGCGTCGTTCTTCGTGGCGCAGGCGGCGGCGCGCGCGATGATCGCGCAGGGGCGGGGCGGGCGGATCGTCAATCTCGCCTCGCAGGCGAGCGTGGTCGGGCTGGAACGGCACGCCGCGTATTGCGCGAGCAAGGCCGCGGTCGTCGGCATGACGAAGGTGCTCGCGCTCGAATGGGCGCCGCACGGGATCGCGGTCAACGCGGTGTCGCCGACCATCGTGGAGACCGAGTTGGGGAAGCAGGCGTGGGCGGGCGAGGCGGGCGAACGCGCGCGGCGCGAGATTCCGGCCGGGCGGTTCGCGCAGCCCGACGAGATCGCCGCGCTGGTGCTCTATCTGCTGAGCGGCGCCGCCGCCATGATCACCGGTGAGAACGTCGTGATCGACGGGGGTTACACGGTGCGTTGA
- a CDS encoding MDR/zinc-dependent alcohol dehydrogenase-like family protein, producing MTSTAEAAVPPQTIDATHEPGPLPETMRAVVCHGPEDYRLEQVPVPRPGPDEILTRVERVGICMGDIKTYRGAPSFWGNAVQPRYVKPPMIPGHEFVCRVVALGANAARRGVRVGERVISEQIVPCWGCRFCNHGQYWMCQKHDLYGFQKNVHGAMAEYMIFTREAIVHGVPDSIPPDEAILIEPLACSLHAADRANVGFDDVVVVAGAGTLGLGIVGAVRMRNPKRLIVLDMKPERAALARRMGADEVWNPAEENVIDRIHALTDGYGCDIYIEATGHHRAVNQGLSMLRKLGRFVEFSVFNDDATVDWSIIGDRKELDVLGSHLGPYMYPRAIDFIASRKIDMRGIVTHTFPLSRFADAFAVMERGEQSLKVVLDPRG from the coding sequence ATGACGTCGACAGCCGAGGCGGCCGTGCCGCCCCAAACCATTGACGCGACGCACGAACCGGGCCCCTTGCCCGAGACGATGCGCGCGGTCGTGTGCCACGGGCCCGAGGACTACCGGCTCGAACAGGTGCCGGTGCCGCGTCCGGGGCCGGACGAGATCCTGACGCGGGTCGAGCGCGTCGGCATCTGCATGGGCGATATCAAGACCTATCGCGGCGCGCCGTCGTTCTGGGGCAATGCGGTGCAGCCGCGCTACGTGAAGCCGCCCATGATTCCGGGGCACGAATTCGTGTGCCGCGTCGTCGCGCTCGGGGCGAATGCCGCGCGACGCGGCGTGCGGGTCGGCGAGCGGGTGATTTCCGAGCAGATCGTGCCGTGCTGGGGCTGCCGCTTCTGCAACCACGGCCAATACTGGATGTGCCAGAAACACGATCTGTACGGCTTTCAGAAGAACGTGCACGGCGCGATGGCCGAATACATGATCTTCACCCGCGAAGCGATCGTGCACGGCGTGCCCGATTCGATCCCGCCCGATGAGGCGATCCTGATCGAGCCCCTGGCGTGCTCGCTGCACGCGGCCGATCGCGCGAACGTCGGGTTCGACGACGTGGTGGTGGTCGCCGGCGCGGGAACGCTGGGGCTCGGCATCGTCGGCGCGGTGCGGATGCGGAATCCGAAACGCCTGATCGTGCTCGACATGAAGCCGGAGCGCGCGGCGCTCGCCCGGCGCATGGGGGCGGACGAGGTGTGGAATCCGGCCGAGGAGAACGTGATCGACAGGATCCACGCGCTCACCGACGGCTACGGCTGCGATATCTATATCGAGGCCACCGGCCATCATCGCGCGGTCAACCAGGGCCTGTCGATGCTGCGCAAGCTCGGTCGTTTCGTCGAATTCAGCGTATTCAACGACGACGCGACCGTCGATTGGTCGATCATCGGCGACCGCAAGGAGCTGGACGTGCTCGGTTCCCATCTCGGCCCCTACATGTATCCGCGCGCGATCGATTTCATCGCGTCGCGCAAGATCGACATGCGCGGGATCGTCACGCATACGTTTCCGCTGTCACGCTTCGCCGACGCGTTCGCCGTGATGGAACGCGGCGAGCAATCGCTGAAGGTTGTCCTGGATCCAAGAGGGTGA
- a CDS encoding dihydroxyacetone kinase subunit DhaK: MNRVINDPDYVVEDMLRGVIAAHPALSLDPRNPRVIGVARPIANKVGVVTGGGSGHEPAFLGYVGPGLVDAAAVGEVFSSPTAKSFFDAFKRANGGSGVACLYGNYAGDNMNVKLAMKMAAEQGIEVRTVVANDDVASAPKTERDKRRGVAGEILMWKAGGARAAAGGDLDAVIASARKAIDQTRSVGIGLSACTIPANGKANFHIADGEMELGIGHHGEHGVRVARTVPARDMAALMLDIVLPDFPLERGEEVAVLVSGLGATPLMEQYILYAEVAEQLAAAGIRIGFRRVGNLFTSLEMMGVTLTVTRLDQELRDLFAAPCASIGLVQGEST; this comes from the coding sequence ATGAATCGTGTCATCAATGATCCCGACTACGTCGTCGAGGACATGCTGCGTGGGGTGATCGCCGCGCATCCGGCGTTGTCGCTCGATCCGCGCAATCCGCGCGTGATTGGCGTCGCCCGGCCGATCGCGAACAAGGTCGGCGTCGTCACGGGCGGCGGATCGGGGCATGAGCCGGCGTTCCTCGGCTATGTCGGGCCGGGCCTCGTCGATGCGGCCGCGGTGGGCGAGGTGTTTTCCTCGCCCACCGCGAAAAGCTTCTTCGATGCGTTCAAGCGCGCGAATGGCGGCTCGGGCGTCGCGTGCCTGTACGGCAATTACGCGGGCGACAACATGAACGTGAAGCTCGCGATGAAGATGGCGGCCGAGCAGGGCATCGAAGTGCGGACCGTGGTCGCCAACGACGACGTCGCATCCGCGCCGAAGACCGAGCGAGACAAGCGCCGCGGCGTGGCGGGCGAGATCCTGATGTGGAAGGCGGGCGGCGCGCGGGCCGCGGCGGGCGGCGATCTCGACGCCGTGATCGCGAGCGCGCGCAAGGCGATCGATCAGACCCGCTCGGTCGGCATCGGGCTGTCCGCGTGCACGATACCGGCGAACGGCAAGGCGAACTTCCATATCGCGGACGGCGAGATGGAGCTGGGCATCGGCCATCACGGCGAGCACGGCGTGCGCGTGGCGCGCACCGTGCCGGCCAGGGACATGGCCGCCTTGATGCTGGACATCGTGCTGCCGGATTTTCCGCTCGAACGCGGCGAGGAGGTCGCGGTGCTGGTGTCCGGGCTCGGCGCGACGCCGCTGATGGAACAGTACATCCTGTATGCGGAGGTCGCGGAGCAACTGGCGGCCGCCGGCATCCGGATCGGTTTCCGGCGGGTGGGCAATCTGTTCACGTCGCTTGAAATGATGGGCGTGACCTTGACGGTCACGCGGCTCGACCAGGAACTGAGGGACTTGTTCGCCGCGCCGTGCGCGAGCATCGGCCTGGTCCAGGGAGAATCGACATGA
- the dhaL gene encoding dihydroxyacetone kinase subunit DhaL → MTAQTLPLGDAGYVVRELVDVIRQHRDQLSEIDAAIGDGDHGVNMHKGFSQCGAHLDALGVTSLPDALGLLSEALLDGIGGSMGPLYGSFFMAFAAELKGRDTLDAPLFGAALSAGLSGVRSLSDAEVGDKTLIDTLVPADAAFHQAVHSGEDFRHALAAMSAAAERGKASTRWLQAKIGRAARLGERSVGTLDAGATSCCLILCSMAGSIGARLR, encoded by the coding sequence ATGACTGCGCAGACCCTGCCGCTCGGCGATGCCGGCTACGTCGTTCGTGAACTGGTGGACGTGATTCGTCAGCACCGCGATCAGCTGTCCGAGATCGACGCGGCGATCGGCGACGGCGACCACGGCGTGAACATGCACAAGGGCTTCAGCCAGTGCGGGGCGCATCTCGATGCGCTGGGCGTCACGAGCCTGCCCGATGCGCTCGGTTTGCTGTCCGAAGCGTTGCTGGACGGAATTGGCGGTTCGATGGGGCCGCTCTACGGCAGCTTCTTCATGGCGTTCGCGGCGGAGCTGAAGGGGCGGGACACGCTCGATGCGCCGTTGTTCGGCGCGGCGCTGTCGGCGGGGCTGAGCGGGGTGCGGTCGCTCAGCGATGCCGAGGTGGGCGACAAGACGCTGATCGATACGCTTGTGCCGGCGGACGCCGCCTTTCATCAGGCGGTGCACAGCGGCGAGGATTTCCGGCACGCGCTGGCGGCCATGAGCGCGGCGGCCGAGCGCGGGAAGGCGTCGACGCGCTGGTTGCAGGCGAAGATCGGGCGGGCGGCGCGTCTCGGCGAGCGATCGGTGGGCACGCTGGATGCGGGGGCGACCTCGTGCTGCCTGATCTTGTGCAGCATGGCCGGGTCGATCGGCGCGCGCTTGCGGTGA
- the aac(6') gene encoding aminoglycoside 6'-N-acetyltransferase gives MSGFAIRAATDADLDAWLALRRALWPHADTAAHRREIAQQLADPARHAGFIATAPDGAPLGFAEVALRHDHVNGCDTSPVLFLEGIHVTPAARRQGVARALCAAAAAWGRQCGCEEFASDAAVDNPAAHALHRALGFDESERVVFFRKRLSG, from the coding sequence ATGTCCGGCTTCGCGATACGCGCGGCGACCGACGCCGACCTCGATGCGTGGCTCGCCTTGCGCCGCGCCTTGTGGCCGCACGCGGACACCGCCGCGCATCGACGCGAGATCGCGCAGCAACTCGCCGATCCCGCGCGCCACGCGGGCTTCATCGCCACGGCGCCCGACGGCGCGCCGCTCGGCTTCGCCGAAGTCGCATTGCGGCACGATCACGTGAACGGCTGCGACACCTCGCCGGTGCTGTTTCTCGAAGGCATCCACGTGACGCCCGCCGCGCGCCGGCAGGGCGTGGCGCGCGCACTGTGCGCGGCCGCCGCCGCGTGGGGCCGGCAGTGCGGCTGCGAGGAGTTCGCGTCCGACGCCGCCGTCGACAATCCGGCCGCGCATGCACTGCATCGCGCGCTCGGGTTCGATGAAAGCGAGCGGGTGGTGTTTTTTCGGAAACGGTTGAGCGGTTGA
- a CDS encoding DUF6232 family protein — translation MENAFNERGVMVTRNGLSAAGQLFALRDIRGVEVLTVNKNRVVPISISLLGALAAIVGGVYGSNVALVAGVMLVVVGYLAWTTQDVTHRLMVDMTDGKREALSSVDLDFVERVAEVVRAARAANAA, via the coding sequence ATGGAAAACGCTTTCAACGAACGCGGCGTGATGGTCACGCGCAATGGTCTTTCCGCCGCCGGCCAACTGTTCGCGCTGCGCGACATCCGCGGCGTCGAAGTGCTTACCGTGAACAAGAACCGGGTCGTGCCGATCTCGATCTCGCTGCTCGGCGCGCTGGCCGCGATCGTGGGCGGTGTGTACGGCTCGAACGTCGCGCTCGTCGCCGGCGTGATGCTCGTCGTGGTCGGCTATCTGGCATGGACCACGCAGGACGTCACGCACCGGCTGATGGTCGACATGACGGACGGCAAGCGCGAGGCGCTGTCGAGCGTCGATCTCGACTTCGTCGAGCGGGTCGCCGAGGTCGTGCGCGCGGCGCGCGCCGCGAACGCGGCCTGA
- a CDS encoding DUF2866 domain-containing protein — protein sequence MIEDTVYCHLHTILTRQHALPVQSCRVSVEMQRPWGRPYRLVEWTMHLDAPARRQVVPAESTEEEIAEVVAAHVPGRLYGEGAVRF from the coding sequence ATGATCGAAGATACCGTTTATTGCCACCTGCACACGATTCTCACGCGCCAGCACGCGTTACCGGTTCAAAGCTGCCGCGTCTCGGTCGAGATGCAACGCCCGTGGGGGCGTCCGTACCGGCTCGTCGAATGGACGATGCACCTCGACGCGCCCGCGCGCCGGCAGGTCGTACCCGCCGAATCCACCGAGGAAGAGATTGCCGAGGTGGTCGCCGCGCACGTGCCGGGCCGGCTGTACGGCGAGGGCGCCGTGCGCTTCTAG
- a CDS encoding porin, which produces MNKKLLTTAVLAATATAAHAQSSVTLYGVIDAGVSYVNHVKVGNGSGKLFKYDDGVAQGSRWGLRGTEDLGGGLKAIFVLENGFNSGNGTAGQGGAMFGRQAYVGLSHNQYGTVTFGRQYSFSTDILGSNYSTGGNTVAGNYAYHVNDIDQLTSSRINNAVKYQSANYGGLTFGALYGFSNTTSFAGSPTGSSTASSRAYSFGANYANGPFSIGAAYTDIRYPSAASPSFSTNIAAVAISNVQDLKTYGVGGRYVWGPATVWALWTRTQFTTIGTSAGASYNAYEAGGKYAFTPALSAALGYTYTSAQNNGNSYHWNQANAALDYALSKRTDVYGLVIYQKASGNTQAQIGSSASSFFTPSGTGTTNQIAARVGIRHKF; this is translated from the coding sequence TTGAACAAGAAACTGTTGACCACCGCTGTCCTCGCCGCGACCGCGACCGCCGCCCACGCGCAGAGCAGCGTGACCCTGTACGGCGTGATCGATGCCGGCGTCAGCTATGTCAACCACGTGAAGGTGGGGAACGGCAGCGGCAAGCTGTTCAAGTACGACGACGGCGTCGCCCAAGGCAGCCGTTGGGGCCTGCGCGGCACCGAAGACCTCGGTGGCGGCCTGAAGGCGATCTTCGTGCTCGAAAACGGCTTCAACAGCGGCAACGGCACGGCTGGCCAGGGCGGCGCGATGTTCGGCCGTCAGGCATACGTCGGCCTGTCGCACAACCAGTACGGCACGGTCACGTTCGGCCGCCAGTACTCGTTCTCGACCGACATCCTCGGCTCGAACTACTCGACGGGCGGCAACACGGTCGCGGGCAACTACGCGTACCACGTCAACGATATCGACCAGCTGACGTCGAGCCGCATCAACAACGCGGTCAAGTACCAGAGCGCGAACTACGGCGGCCTGACGTTCGGCGCGTTGTACGGCTTCTCGAACACGACCTCGTTCGCCGGCTCGCCGACGGGCTCGTCGACGGCTTCGTCGCGCGCATACAGCTTCGGCGCGAACTACGCGAACGGCCCGTTCTCGATCGGCGCGGCGTACACGGACATCCGTTACCCGTCGGCTGCGTCGCCGTCGTTCTCGACGAACATCGCGGCAGTCGCGATCTCGAACGTGCAGGACCTGAAGACGTACGGCGTCGGCGGCCGCTACGTGTGGGGCCCGGCAACGGTCTGGGCGCTGTGGACGCGCACGCAGTTCACGACGATCGGCACGTCGGCAGGCGCGTCGTACAACGCGTATGAAGCAGGCGGCAAGTACGCGTTCACGCCGGCACTGTCGGCTGCGCTGGGCTACACGTACACGAGCGCGCAAAACAACGGCAACTCGTACCACTGGAACCAGGCCAACGCCGCGCTCGACTACGCGCTCAGCAAGCGCACCGACGTCTACGGCCTCGTGATCTACCAGAAGGCATCGGGCAACACGCAAGCGCAGATCGGTTCGAGCGCATCGAGCTTCTTCACGCCGTCGGGCACGGGCACGACGAACCAGATCGCTGCCCGCGTCGGTATCCGCCACAAGTTCTAA
- a CDS encoding MetQ/NlpA family ABC transporter substrate-binding protein, with translation MQGFASISRLVAIGAALALSATLAHAGGQVLKVGTMSGPDAEIWTEVTKVAARDGLTLKVIEFNDYVQPNAALDAGDLDANGFQHQPFLDSQIKQRGYKIINAGLTYVMPMGFYSRKIKGLKDLPVGAKVGIQNDPSNGNRALLLLQKYGVIKLKPGAGVNGVNATPLDVAENPKKIKLVELDAAQLPRALPDLDAASINTDYAVKAGLTPVRDAIAVEDLKGPYANLIAVRAQDKDKPWVKKLVAAYESEDVRRFIDAKYNGAIIPAF, from the coding sequence ATGCAAGGTTTTGCTTCTATTTCTCGCCTGGTGGCGATAGGGGCGGCGCTGGCGCTGTCGGCGACGCTCGCGCACGCGGGCGGCCAGGTGCTCAAGGTCGGCACGATGAGCGGGCCGGACGCGGAGATCTGGACCGAGGTGACCAAGGTCGCCGCGCGCGACGGGCTCACGCTCAAGGTGATCGAGTTCAACGACTACGTGCAGCCGAACGCCGCGCTCGACGCGGGCGATCTCGATGCGAACGGCTTCCAGCACCAGCCGTTCCTCGACAGCCAGATCAAGCAGCGCGGCTACAAGATCATCAACGCCGGCCTGACCTACGTCATGCCGATGGGTTTTTATTCCAGGAAAATCAAGGGCTTGAAGGATCTGCCCGTGGGCGCGAAGGTGGGCATCCAGAACGATCCGTCGAACGGCAACCGCGCGCTGCTGCTGCTGCAGAAGTACGGCGTGATCAAGCTGAAGCCGGGCGCGGGCGTCAACGGCGTCAATGCGACGCCGCTCGATGTCGCCGAGAACCCGAAAAAGATCAAGCTCGTCGAGTTGGATGCGGCGCAACTGCCGCGCGCGCTGCCGGATCTCGACGCCGCATCGATCAATACCGATTACGCGGTGAAAGCCGGGCTGACGCCGGTGCGCGACGCGATCGCGGTCGAGGACCTGAAGGGCCCGTACGCGAACCTGATCGCGGTGCGCGCGCAGGACAAGGACAAGCCGTGGGTGAAAAAGCTGGTGGCCGCGTATGAATCGGAGGATGTCCGCCGCTTCATCGACGCGAAGTACAACGGCGCGATCATTCCCGCGTTCTGA
- a CDS encoding succinylglutamate desuccinylase/aspartoacylase family protein yields the protein MQTQTHPLISPSLGTERHLTSFHYGPRSGKKVYIQSSLHADELPGMLVATLLRRKLATLEAAGRLRDEIVVVPVPNPIGLSQHVFGDHLGRFELGSMQNFNRNFHDLAALVAPRIESRLTGDATKNLAAVRAAMREALDEQKPRTELESQRLALQKLSYDADIVLDLHCDSDAVMHLYTNPELWEEVEPLARYLDAQASLLALNSVGNPFDEIHSFCWSDLRGRFGDRFPIPNGSISVTVELRSERDVSYELAERDAQALLDYLTLRDAIDGTPAPLPPLAYPATPLAGTDPLVAPVSGIIVFRTAVGVWIEAGQAVADIVDPLTDRVITLKSSVSGVLYARQIARFATAGMEVARIAGATPIRTGSLLSA from the coding sequence ATGCAAACGCAGACCCATCCGCTGATCTCCCCCTCGCTCGGCACCGAGCGCCACCTCACGAGCTTCCACTACGGCCCGCGCAGCGGGAAAAAGGTGTACATCCAGTCGTCGCTGCACGCCGACGAACTGCCCGGCATGCTGGTCGCCACGCTCCTGCGCCGCAAGCTCGCCACGCTCGAAGCCGCCGGCCGGCTGCGCGACGAGATCGTCGTGGTGCCCGTGCCGAATCCGATCGGCCTGTCGCAACACGTGTTCGGCGACCACCTGGGCCGCTTCGAGCTGGGCTCGATGCAGAACTTCAACCGCAATTTCCACGATCTCGCCGCGCTGGTGGCGCCGCGCATCGAGTCCCGGCTGACCGGCGACGCGACGAAGAACCTCGCGGCGGTGCGCGCGGCGATGCGCGAAGCGCTCGACGAGCAGAAGCCGCGCACCGAGCTGGAGTCACAGCGCCTCGCGCTGCAAAAACTCTCCTACGACGCCGATATCGTGCTCGACCTGCATTGCGACAGCGATGCGGTGATGCACCTCTACACGAATCCGGAACTGTGGGAAGAGGTCGAGCCGCTCGCGCGCTACCTCGACGCACAGGCCTCGCTGCTCGCGCTCAATTCGGTCGGCAATCCGTTCGACGAGATCCACAGCTTCTGCTGGTCGGACCTGCGCGGCCGCTTCGGCGACCGCTTCCCGATCCCGAACGGCTCGATCTCGGTGACGGTCGAGCTGCGCAGCGAGCGCGACGTCTCCTACGAGCTGGCCGAACGCGACGCTCAGGCGCTGCTCGACTACCTGACCCTGCGCGACGCGATCGACGGCACGCCCGCGCCGCTGCCGCCGCTCGCCTACCCGGCCACGCCGCTCGCCGGCACCGATCCGCTCGTCGCCCCGGTGTCGGGGATCATCGTGTTTCGCACGGCGGTCGGCGTGTGGATCGAAGCGGGGCAGGCGGTCGCGGACATCGTCGACCCGCTCACCGACCGCGTGATCACGCTGAAAAGCAGCGTGTCGGGCGTGCTGTATGCGCGTCAGATCGCGCGGTTCGCGACGGCCGGCATGGAAGTCGCGCGCATCGCCGGCGCGACGCCGATCCGCACGGGCTCGCTGCTGTCCGCCTGA
- a CDS encoding DM13 domain-containing protein, with protein sequence MKRPLILICTHLAMLAVGFGAGVYTLPILTAGPGLSAADARAAAQEARYRGHFVRDLPGSDALHWADGALAVTDDALVFDGRVAPGPDYRVYLVPEFVDSGPAFLALKARARQVGALRTFGASRTPLPSDVDAGAYTTVVIWCERFSRFIGAAQYRGAGDA encoded by the coding sequence ATGAAGCGCCCCTTGATCCTGATCTGCACCCACCTGGCGATGCTGGCCGTCGGCTTTGGCGCGGGCGTCTACACCCTGCCGATCCTGACGGCCGGCCCGGGCCTCAGCGCGGCCGACGCGCGCGCGGCGGCTCAGGAGGCGCGCTATCGCGGACATTTCGTGCGGGATCTTCCGGGCAGCGATGCGCTGCATTGGGCGGACGGCGCGCTCGCGGTCACGGATGACGCGCTGGTGTTCGACGGGCGCGTCGCGCCCGGGCCGGACTACCGGGTCTACCTCGTGCCCGAGTTCGTCGATTCGGGGCCGGCGTTTCTCGCGCTGAAGGCGCGCGCGCGGCAGGTGGGCGCCTTGCGCACCTTCGGCGCGTCGCGCACGCCGCTTCCGTCCGACGTCGATGCCGGCGCCTATACGACGGTGGTGATCTGGTGCGAGCGCTTCTCGCGCTTCATCGGCGCCGCGCAGTACCGGGGCGCGGGCGATGCCTGA
- a CDS encoding ABC transporter substrate-binding protein, whose product MKKIVAAWTVAMLAVSAGGAYAKDWTTVRFGVDASYPPFESKAADGKLVGFDIDLGNEICKRIAAKCVWIENDFDGMIPALKARKFDGVLSSMSMTPQRAEQIAFSSKLFNTPTRLVEKKGLNLMPTAESLKGKTVGVEQGTIQETYAKTYWAPKGVKVQPYQNQDQVYADLIAGRLDATLQDAVQADIGFLKTPRGAGYAFAGPDLDDPKTLGEGAGVGLRKEDTDLKAKMDKAIADMRKDGTYDKIAKKYFAFDVYGK is encoded by the coding sequence GTGAAAAAAATCGTAGCGGCTTGGACGGTCGCCATGCTTGCCGTCTCGGCGGGCGGCGCCTATGCGAAGGACTGGACGACGGTCCGTTTCGGCGTCGACGCGAGCTACCCGCCTTTCGAATCGAAAGCCGCGGACGGCAAGCTGGTCGGCTTCGATATCGATCTCGGCAATGAGATCTGCAAGCGCATCGCCGCCAAATGCGTGTGGATCGAGAACGACTTCGACGGCATGATCCCCGCGCTGAAGGCGCGCAAGTTCGACGGCGTGCTGTCGTCGATGTCGATGACCCCGCAACGCGCGGAGCAGATCGCATTCTCCTCGAAGCTGTTCAACACGCCGACCCGCCTCGTCGAGAAGAAGGGCCTCAACCTGATGCCGACCGCCGAATCGCTGAAGGGCAAGACGGTGGGCGTCGAGCAGGGCACGATCCAGGAAACCTACGCAAAGACCTACTGGGCGCCGAAGGGCGTGAAGGTCCAGCCGTACCAGAATCAGGACCAGGTGTACGCCGACCTGATCGCCGGCCGCCTCGACGCCACGCTGCAGGACGCCGTGCAGGCCGACATCGGCTTCCTGAAGACGCCGCGCGGCGCGGGCTACGCGTTCGCCGGCCCGGACCTCGACGATCCGAAGACGCTCGGCGAAGGCGCGGGCGTGGGCCTGCGCAAGGAAGACACCGACCTGAAGGCGAAGATGGACAAGGCAATCGCCGACATGCGCAAGGACGGCACCTACGACAAGATCGCGAAGAAGTACTTCGCCTTCGACGTCTACGGCAAGTAA